The nucleotide sequence TTCTCTCCAACTGCCCATCAGTGTGTTTCCTAGTTGTGTGCTTGTGATTGGATATGATGGCCGAATGATCGAACGGATTGGCCCTCATCTGCTGACGCCGTCCAATGCAACAACTTTGTTTGACTCCTCGTAGCAAAAATTCAGAGATCACAATATAATATGAGCTCGATCGCCGCCCTGAATGTGGTGTTCGTTCCCAGATTTGCGCGTTTGCGAGCAATCTCTGACGCCTTCGCCGATCAGATTCGGTGATGATGCCAGTTGCAGTAGACAAATGGAAGGGCGGCTGCTTTGATGTCTCAATCAGTGGTGCAAAAATATTCAGGCCGTTTCAGGAATCAGAAGTCAGAAAGAGACAGTAAATTGTGTATAGAGGGTAAGTGGATAAATAGGAGTGCGACCCTACAGGATAAACCACTTTGAGGTGAATAAAAGATTAGGAGATTTGGATGGTGTTTGTTAGTTAATTATGGGATGAGTGTCTAGTGCACAAAGCACCATTTGAGAGGCTGAGTTTGTGATATATGACCAATGTGAAAACCTGATCATTCTGTTATCTTTTAAGATGAAACATACACATCTCGTCTCTTAGTATAATGCAACCCACCATGATCTCTCCGTGATTAGTGGATAAATTGGTATCGAGTGTACAAGCACCTTGCAGATATGCACAAATCTTGGTACTCATTTGTTTATTAGTAGTAGTCAACAACCAATGATTTTCAGTTCGAGAGGAGTTGGGCTCATGGGTTGTGGGCAGTGGGCTGGCAGGCCGGCTCGTTTACATGAACATTTTACACCTTGGTTGATATCATTATCCATCCTAAAATACCGAACAGACATAAACGATCGACTAacaaaggaaactaacaaatatAAACACGATAGATGAACAGAAATGAAATACCCTAACGGCCTTGTTCGGATGGGCCTAAATCCCAGCCCACTCATATAGATGGGCCGGTATTCAGGCCCATCAAATTTTGTAGGCCTTGGGCCTTCCTAAACCTTAACCGGCACGGCCCAAAGAGGGGTAGCGAGCTCAAGCACGGCGCCGAACCGGtcgccgacgtcgacgtcgcCAGGCGCCATCCCCTCCGGCAGCCTCCACTCCAGCGAGtgcaccatcgccgccaccaccatggGCACCACCGCCACGGCCAGCGGTATCCCGGGGCACGCCCTCCGGCCGGACCCGAACGGGATGAACTCGAGCGTCCTCCCCCAGTAGTCCGCCTCCCTGCCCAAGAACCTCTCCGGCGAGAACGCATCCGGCTCCGGCGACCACGCCGCGGGGTCCCTCCCGATCGCCCACGCGTTGATCAGCACGCGGGCGCCGCTGGGCACCGAGTAGCCGCCGAGCGtcacgccgccggccggctccgAGTCCGACGACACCCggtgcggcagcagcagcggcgccggcgggtgcAGCCGCAGCGTCTCCTTGATCACGGCGTTGAGGTAGGGGAGCCTCGCGAGCTCGCCTTCCTCGACGGCGCCGCGCCCGAACGCCTCCCCGAGCTCGGCGCGCGCCTTCGCCATCTTGCTCGGGTTGCGGAGCAGCTCGGCCATCGCCCACTCcaccgtggtcgtcgtcgtgtgGCTCCCAGCGATGAACAAATCCTGATTAAATTATTCACATCAAGTCTAATCATGAGCATTTTTAATTCTCACATCGAGTCAAATTATTTTAACTAAGGGccgcgaaatgaaaatttttaagtatcATATCATATGTTTGATCAGATGTCGGATGGAGTTTTTGgacaaaaatgaaaaaactaatttcataactcacctggaaaaccgcgagacaaatcttttgagactaattaatccatcattagcatatattgattattgtagcacttatagctaatcatagactaattaagctcaaaagattcgtctcgcgattttcctctaactgtatatttttttttcttttaatctatatttaatgctccatgcatgtattTAAAAATTCGATATGATATTTTTGGAAAAAACTTTTGGGTACTAAACGGGGCCTAATTAAAGAATATGAGATACCGTCATGAGAGCTCGAATCAGTGGGCGCTCGAGCTGTGACTTGGCGTGGAGCTCCAGAAGCGAGTCGAGCAGGTCGCCGGGTTTCTCGCCGCTGCTCAGCCGCCGGTCAATGACATCGTCGAAGAAATCGTAGAACTTCTTGAGGTTCTtggccgccgcgcggcggcgacggctgaggTCGAGCGCGCTGAGGAATGGGAAGAAGTCGGAGATGTTGGGCTTGGCCGTCTCCGCCACGGAGTCGGCGATGAGCTGCTGGAACTCCTGCCCGGTCTCCGACCCCAGCTCGACGACGTCCTCGGAGAAGAAGACGTTGGACATGAAGTTGAGCACGGAGCCGAACACGGCGAGGCCGACGCGGACGGGGCGCCCCGAGCGCGCGCCGAGGTAGTCGACGAGCTCCCGGGCCTTGCGCTCCCGGATGCCGCGGCTGGCGCCGAGACGCCGGGAGGTGAACAGCAGGGTGCTCGCCAAGGTGCGCATGTGCTTCCACAGCGGGCTGGAGCTCGGCAGCCACGCCATGGAGACGTCCTGGTGGCCGAGCACGTTGGCGTTGTCCGGCACCCACCGGGAGGAGATGGCGCCGTCCTTCTTGTGGAGCGCCTCGTGCGCCACGTCCGGGGACGAGAGCACGACGGTGCTCGCCATGCCGAGCCTCAGCGACATGACGGGGCCGTACGACGCCGCTAAGCCGGTGAGCGCGCGGTGCAGCTCGCCGCCACGGAGGAGGTCGGGGATGTTGCCGATGACCGGGAACGGCGTCGggcccggcggaggcggcggtgcagcAGGCGCGCCGGAGGGGGACTTGCTTGCCTTGCTCCATAGCAGGTACAGCAATGGAACGCCAAGAAGTGAGATCAGGAACACTGGCGAGATCGTCGTCAACTCCATTAGTGCACACAAAGATCTGAGAACGAATTTCGGTCTTGTTATGTAGCCTGTTGCTACTTGTTCTGCAAGGTTCGATCGTCAAACACTGAATTGTATATTTGCAAAAGTTGCAAGTAGTCATTTGTTTTGAGTAACTTGAGAAAGTCTGAGAGAGATTGATGCAGATGCAGGATGGCAGTTCTCTATGGTTCAACTTGATCATGCCCAGCCACTCATACTTCCGAAATGTGTTGCCCCCTCCCTCTCGCTCACTCTTACTCGCTAGTATTTGACTCGCTTCATCcataaatataagagatttacATCTCACCATTTATTAACTAATGTAAGAACATATTCAGTAGTCTCCTAATAGTCCATCCCCAGAGCCTCCTTAATATTACTTCAGGATTATTGGCGGAAGTTGCTTTTGCACTTCCACAATACCCCATCCCCAATATACCACCAGACATATGGCCTCATTTGTTAGTGACCCAATACCATATGATCTATCACTCTTTTCTATCTCTCCTTCACGGCCAGATCTAGTAGACATTGGGACGATGGtggtgaggtggtggtggtgggccgaCCGACAAAGCTCCTCCAATCGGCGAAGCTAGGATGGTGGCGGCAGAGCTACTCCAGGCGGGAGGAAAACACATGCATGCACGTACTCAAAGCAAACGGAGCTCTGCGGTGGAAACGCGGCAGAGTCGACTCTCCAATGCTAGAGCAGGCCTTGCAACCATGACGATGTTGGGGAAATGTTGTGGGCACACGACGGCTCCATCGTGGCGGTGATGGCGGGGTAGCGTAGCGGAGCTCCTTCGAGTGTTGGTGTGAGGGGCAGTGGCAAGGTGGTAGAGCTCGGGATGAGCATGGAATCGGACACCTCGCATGGTAATTGGGATTGGGGGTGGATTATTTAGGGATATCCTTCACCCCTCTATTTTAGGAGAACTAGGGTGGATTACTGGTTATTGCCAATAATTATTGGAAATTTGTGGGGGGGTTATTGGGGGACTGGTAGAGCACACAAATTCTCAGCAGTGGCAGTATTTTGGGATGGGGAGGATATTGGAGAATTGCTGAAGATGCTCTAAGGGACTTTGGAGTTCTACTTGTACCATCGATCATCACTCATTCAATTTTCATCACATCTTAGCGCCAACACCCTTCCATCCCCAACCACTCTTCATCCAGTGAGGTGCATCAtaatcttttatttttgtcTTTGATCTCTAAAAGAAATACATATTCCCTTATATTtgttgatggagggagtatatataaatCATGTGTCAGTGTTCTATATATGGGATACCCAATACATGTGTACTAAActtggtggggc is from Oryza sativa Japonica Group chromosome 9, ASM3414082v1 and encodes:
- the LOC4347208 gene encoding cytochrome P450 76M5-like, with the protein product MELTTISPVFLISLLGVPLLYLLWSKASKSPSGAPAAPPPPPGPTPFPVIGNIPDLLRGGELHRALTGLAASYGPVMSLRLGMASTVVLSSPDVAHEALHKKDGAISSRWVPDNANVLGHQDVSMAWLPSSSPLWKHMRTLASTLLFTSRRLGASRGIRERKARELVDYLGARSGRPVRVGLAVFGSVLNFMSNVFFSEDVVELGSETGQEFQQLIADSVAETAKPNISDFFPFLSALDLSRRRRAAAKNLKKFYDFFDDVIDRRLSSGEKPGDLLDSLLELHAKSQLERPLIRALMTDLFIAGSHTTTTTVEWAMAELLRNPSKMAKARAELGEAFGRGAVEEGELARLPYLNAVIKETLRLHPPAPLLLPHRVSSDSEPAGGVTLGGYSVPSGARVLINAWAIGRDPAAWSPEPDAFSPERFLGREADYWGRTLEFIPFGSGRRACPGIPLAVAVVPMVVAAMVHSLEWRLPEGMAPGDVDVGDRFGAVLELATPLWAVPVKV